In Arthrobacter sp. CDRTa11, one DNA window encodes the following:
- a CDS encoding argininosuccinate synthase encodes MTERIVLAYSGGLDTSVAIGWIGEATGAEVIAVAVDVGQGGESLETIRQRALGCGAVEAYVADASDEFANEYCVPTLKANALYQGHYPLVSAISRPVIVKHLVKAAREFGATTVAHGCTGKGNDQVRFEVGIQTLGPDLKCIAPVRDLALTRDKAIAFAEEKGLPIETTKKNPYSIDQNVWGRAVETGYLEDIWNAPTKDIYDYTATPEFPPAPDEVTISFEAGVPVAIDGVKVTPLQAIKELNRRAGAQGVGRIDVVEDRLVGIKSREIYEAPGAMALITAHKHLEDITIEREQARFKATVGQRWAELVYDGQWFSPLKRSLDAFIEDTQKYVSGDIRMVLHGGQAIVNGRRSDTSLYDFDLATYDTGDTFDQSMARGFIELWGMSAKVASGRDIRVAGE; translated from the coding sequence GTGACTGAGCGCATTGTTCTGGCCTACTCCGGTGGCCTTGATACTTCCGTAGCCATCGGCTGGATCGGCGAAGCAACCGGGGCCGAGGTCATCGCCGTGGCCGTTGACGTCGGGCAGGGAGGCGAGTCGCTGGAGACCATCCGCCAGCGTGCACTGGGCTGCGGCGCCGTGGAGGCATACGTGGCAGACGCCAGCGACGAGTTCGCCAACGAGTACTGCGTCCCCACGCTGAAGGCCAATGCCCTGTACCAGGGCCACTACCCGCTGGTGTCCGCCATCTCCCGGCCGGTCATCGTCAAGCACCTGGTCAAGGCCGCCCGCGAGTTCGGCGCCACAACCGTGGCCCACGGCTGCACCGGCAAGGGCAACGACCAGGTCCGCTTCGAAGTGGGCATCCAGACCCTCGGCCCGGACCTGAAGTGCATCGCCCCGGTCCGCGACCTCGCCCTGACCCGCGACAAGGCCATCGCCTTCGCCGAGGAAAAGGGACTGCCGATCGAAACCACCAAGAAAAACCCGTACTCGATCGACCAGAACGTCTGGGGCCGCGCCGTCGAAACCGGCTACCTCGAAGACATCTGGAACGCCCCCACCAAGGACATCTACGACTACACCGCCACCCCGGAGTTCCCGCCGGCGCCGGATGAAGTCACCATCTCCTTCGAAGCCGGCGTGCCGGTAGCGATCGACGGCGTCAAGGTCACCCCGCTGCAGGCCATCAAGGAACTCAACCGCCGCGCAGGCGCCCAGGGCGTGGGCCGGATCGACGTCGTCGAGGACCGGCTCGTGGGTATCAAGTCCCGCGAAATCTACGAGGCTCCCGGCGCCATGGCGCTGATCACCGCCCACAAGCACCTCGAGGACATCACCATCGAGCGCGAGCAGGCCCGCTTCAAGGCAACAGTTGGCCAGCGCTGGGCCGAGCTGGTCTACGACGGCCAGTGGTTCTCCCCGCTCAAGCGCTCCCTTGACGCCTTCATCGAGGACACCCAGAAGTACGTCTCCGGCGACATCCGCATGGTCCTGCACGGCGGCCAGGCGATCGTCAACGGACGCCGCTCAGACACCTCGCTGTACGACTTCGACCTCGCCACCTACGACACCGGCGACACGTTCGACCAGTCCATGGCCCGCGGCTTCATCGAACTGTGGGGCATGTCCGCCAAGGTCGCCTCCGGCCGCGATATCCGGGTAGCAGGAGAGTAA
- the argH gene encoding argininosuccinate lyase — translation MASATNTGALWGGRFAGGPADALAALSKSTHFDWRLARYDIAGSVAHARALHKAGLLDDAELKGMLAALGQLDDDVASGAYLPADSDEDVHGSLERGLIERAGTQLGGKLRAGRSRNDQVATLGRMFLRDHARIIARGVLATIESLVEQAKAHQGVAMPGRTHLQHAQPVLLSHHLLAHAWALLRDVQRLQDWDKRAGVSPYGSGALAGSSLGLDPEAVAAELGFFSATHNSIDGTASRDVFAEFAWVCSMIGVDLSRVSEEVILWATKEFSFVTLHDSYSTGSSIMPQKKNPDVAELARGKAGRLIGNLTGLLATLKGLPLAYNRDLQEDKEPVFDAADTLELLLPAVSGMIATLKFNTERMESLAPQGFALATDIAEWLVRQGVPFREAHELSGAAVKQAESRDVELWDLTDEEYAAISEHLTPEVRTVLSTEGSLNSRNSQGGTAPAAVERQLVALESELAGVREYAAA, via the coding sequence ATGGCGTCCGCTACGAACACGGGAGCACTGTGGGGCGGCCGCTTCGCCGGCGGCCCCGCAGATGCCCTCGCCGCACTTAGCAAGTCCACGCACTTCGACTGGCGGCTGGCCCGCTACGACATTGCAGGCTCCGTGGCACACGCCCGTGCCCTGCACAAAGCAGGGCTGCTGGATGACGCCGAGCTTAAAGGCATGCTGGCCGCCCTCGGCCAGCTTGATGATGATGTCGCCTCAGGCGCCTACCTGCCTGCTGACTCCGACGAGGACGTGCACGGCTCGCTGGAACGCGGCCTGATCGAACGCGCCGGCACGCAGCTGGGCGGCAAGCTCAGGGCGGGACGTTCGCGCAACGACCAGGTGGCCACGCTGGGCCGGATGTTCCTCCGGGATCACGCCCGCATCATCGCGCGCGGTGTTCTCGCCACGATCGAATCGCTGGTAGAGCAGGCCAAGGCGCACCAGGGCGTGGCCATGCCCGGCCGCACCCACCTGCAGCATGCCCAGCCCGTCCTGCTCAGCCACCACCTGCTGGCCCACGCCTGGGCGCTGCTCCGTGATGTGCAGAGGCTCCAGGACTGGGACAAGCGCGCCGGTGTATCGCCGTACGGCTCGGGTGCTTTGGCCGGATCTTCACTTGGCCTGGATCCCGAAGCAGTGGCCGCGGAGCTTGGCTTCTTCTCAGCAACCCACAACTCGATCGACGGCACCGCGTCCCGCGACGTCTTCGCCGAGTTCGCCTGGGTGTGTTCCATGATCGGTGTGGACCTGTCGCGGGTGTCCGAGGAGGTCATCCTGTGGGCCACCAAGGAGTTCTCCTTTGTCACCCTGCATGACTCCTACTCCACCGGCTCGTCCATCATGCCGCAGAAGAAGAACCCGGACGTGGCCGAACTGGCGCGCGGCAAGGCGGGCCGGCTGATCGGGAACCTGACCGGCCTGCTGGCGACGCTCAAGGGCCTGCCGCTTGCCTACAACCGCGATCTGCAGGAGGACAAGGAACCTGTCTTTGATGCCGCCGACACCCTGGAGCTGCTGCTTCCCGCCGTGTCTGGCATGATCGCCACCCTGAAGTTCAACACTGAGCGGATGGAGTCTCTGGCGCCCCAGGGCTTCGCCCTTGCCACCGACATTGCCGAGTGGCTGGTACGCCAGGGTGTTCCGTTCCGGGAGGCACACGAGCTGTCCGGAGCAGCCGTCAAGCAGGCGGAAAGCCGCGACGTGGAGCTATGGGACCTGACGGATGAGGAATACGCCGCCATCTCGGAGCACCTGACGCCGGAGGTCCGCACGGTCCTCAGCACCGAAGGGTCCCTGAACAGCCGCAACTCGCAAGGCGGCACCGCACCGGCCGCCGTCGAACGCCAGCTGGTGGCCCTCGAAAGCGAGCTCGCCGGAGTGCGGGAGTACGCAGCAGCCTAA
- the argF gene encoding ornithine carbamoyltransferase: MTSASNAASAGTTRHFLKDTDLSPVEQAEVLELALRLKADPYSVQPFAAEGSGRKTVAVIFDKTSTRTRVSFATGVADMGGNALIINPGEAQIGHKESVEDTAKVLERMVSTIVWRTGAHAGLVAMAENSRVPVINALCDDYHPCQLLADLLAVKEHKGELKGLTMSYLGDAANNMANSYLLAGVTAGMHVRIAGPEGYLPAAEIVAAAEERAAETGGSVLVTTDAAEALKGADVVATDTWVSMGQEAEKEARMQLFREYSVDEAAMAHAAEDAVVLHCLPAYRGYEISAAVIDGPQSIVWDEAENRLHAQKALMAWLMHRSGLAFVDGLSPVEGTGESTF; the protein is encoded by the coding sequence GTGACTTCCGCAAGCAACGCAGCTTCAGCCGGCACCACCCGGCACTTCCTCAAGGACACTGACCTCAGCCCCGTTGAGCAGGCAGAGGTCCTGGAGCTGGCGCTCCGTCTGAAAGCGGATCCGTACAGCGTCCAGCCGTTCGCGGCGGAGGGGAGCGGCCGCAAGACGGTGGCGGTGATCTTCGACAAGACATCCACCCGTACCCGGGTCTCCTTTGCCACCGGCGTGGCTGACATGGGCGGCAACGCCCTGATCATCAACCCGGGTGAAGCACAGATCGGCCACAAGGAATCGGTCGAGGACACCGCGAAAGTCCTCGAACGCATGGTCTCCACCATTGTCTGGCGGACCGGGGCGCATGCAGGGCTGGTGGCCATGGCCGAAAACTCCAGGGTTCCGGTGATCAACGCCCTCTGCGACGATTACCACCCGTGCCAGCTGCTTGCAGACCTGCTGGCGGTCAAGGAGCACAAGGGCGAGCTCAAAGGACTCACCATGAGCTACCTGGGCGACGCTGCCAACAACATGGCCAACTCCTACCTGCTGGCCGGTGTGACGGCAGGCATGCACGTCCGCATCGCGGGGCCCGAGGGCTACCTGCCCGCCGCGGAAATCGTGGCAGCCGCCGAGGAACGTGCCGCCGAAACAGGCGGCTCGGTGCTTGTCACGACCGATGCTGCCGAGGCACTCAAAGGCGCCGACGTCGTGGCCACTGACACGTGGGTGTCCATGGGCCAGGAAGCCGAAAAGGAAGCCCGGATGCAACTGTTCCGGGAGTACTCCGTCGATGAGGCGGCCATGGCACACGCCGCGGAAGACGCCGTCGTCCTCCACTGCCTGCCCGCCTACCGTGGCTATGAGATCTCAGCGGCGGTCATCGACGGCCCGCAGTCGATCGTGTGGGACGAGGCCGAAAACCGGCTGCATGCCCAGAAGGCCCTGATGGCCTGGCTGATGCACCGCTCCGGGCTGGCATTCGTCGACGGCCTTTCTCCCGTTGAAGGCACCGGGGAGAGCACGTTCTAG
- a CDS encoding DNA-3-methyladenine glycosylase 2 family protein: MDFWQRYRAIDARDTRFDGQFYTAVRTTGIYCRPSCPARTPKAGNVTFYETSAAAHEAGYRACKRCLPEAVPGTPAWNIRQDIAGRAMRLINDGVINRDGVGGLAARLGYSSRQLNRILSQELGAGPLSLARASRAQTARTLLVSTSMKLADIAFASGFSSVRQFNDTMVEVFAMTPTGLRATAKHHGPATPTTALTLSLPYREPFDPGVFSFLAVRALPGIEAGTATSYARTLRLPHGDARFSVEYDAGMPGRPLTLTIGAVDLRDLAALLSRVRRLFDLDADPVAIDNALAADARLASAVTGAPGIRMPGALDPQELLIRAMIGQQITVAAARAALTQLSAAGSPTLLPGDGLDRLFPTAAEIADHGYTLLRGPQRRIDSLRTAAAALAAGELDFGYGDDLPGLAAKLLPLAGVGPWTVGYVAMRVLGAPDVFLANDAAVRNGIRALAMMSPAGAASPDFREVSPWRSYATMHLWRAAATQGSPRSEKSVAEKAMR; the protein is encoded by the coding sequence ATGGACTTCTGGCAGCGCTACCGTGCGATCGACGCGCGGGATACCCGATTCGACGGGCAGTTTTACACCGCCGTCCGCACCACGGGCATCTACTGCCGCCCCTCCTGCCCGGCCAGGACCCCCAAAGCTGGCAACGTGACGTTCTACGAGACCTCCGCCGCCGCCCACGAAGCCGGTTACCGCGCCTGCAAGCGCTGCCTCCCCGAAGCCGTGCCCGGCACACCCGCCTGGAACATACGCCAGGACATTGCTGGCCGGGCCATGCGCCTGATCAATGACGGGGTCATCAACCGGGACGGTGTGGGAGGCCTGGCGGCGCGGCTGGGTTACTCCTCCCGGCAGCTCAACCGGATCCTCAGCCAGGAGCTGGGTGCCGGGCCGCTCTCCCTGGCCCGCGCGAGCCGCGCCCAGACGGCCCGGACGCTGCTGGTATCCACCTCCATGAAGCTTGCGGACATCGCCTTCGCGTCCGGCTTCAGCAGTGTCCGTCAGTTCAACGACACCATGGTGGAAGTCTTCGCCATGACACCTACGGGCCTGCGAGCTACGGCGAAGCACCATGGGCCGGCCACCCCCACTACCGCCCTGACGTTGAGCCTGCCCTACCGGGAGCCATTCGATCCGGGCGTCTTTTCCTTCCTGGCAGTCAGGGCCCTTCCCGGCATCGAAGCCGGGACCGCCACGTCCTACGCCCGCACCTTGCGGCTCCCCCATGGTGATGCGCGGTTCAGCGTGGAGTACGACGCCGGCATGCCGGGACGGCCCTTGACCCTCACCATCGGCGCGGTGGACCTCCGTGATTTGGCCGCGCTCCTGAGCCGCGTGCGCCGCCTGTTTGACCTCGATGCCGACCCCGTAGCGATCGACAACGCCCTTGCCGCGGATGCAAGGTTGGCCTCTGCTGTGACCGGCGCCCCCGGCATAAGGATGCCCGGCGCCCTTGATCCGCAGGAACTGCTCATCAGAGCCATGATCGGCCAGCAGATCACCGTAGCTGCGGCCCGCGCGGCGTTGACCCAGCTGTCGGCAGCCGGGAGCCCCACGCTGCTGCCCGGCGACGGGCTGGACCGGCTGTTTCCCACCGCCGCCGAGATCGCCGACCACGGATACACGCTGCTGCGCGGCCCCCAGCGCCGCATTGACTCCCTCCGCACGGCAGCAGCAGCCCTCGCGGCCGGAGAACTGGACTTTGGCTACGGCGACGACCTTCCCGGCCTGGCCGCGAAACTGCTGCCCCTTGCCGGCGTCGGTCCCTGGACGGTGGGTTATGTGGCCATGCGCGTCCTGGGCGCGCCCGATGTTTTCCTGGCAAACGACGCAGCTGTACGCAATGGGATCCGGGCGCTTGCCATGATGTCCCCGGCGGGCGCGGCCAGTCCTGATTTCCGCGAAGTCAGTCCCTGGCGGTCCTACGCCACCATGCATTTGTGGCGCGCGGCCGCCACGCAGGGTTCCCCCCGTTCTGAGAAATCAGTTGCAGAGAAAGCGATGCGATGA
- a CDS encoding methylated-DNA--[protein]-cysteine S-methyltransferase yields the protein MKAQLLTMPTPDGPFTILAREGAVLASGWTAEPGELTGQIHPALRPSEVEAVTDLGPISLAVEAFYLGDPGPAMSVAVLQRSGPFRSHAWDMLRTVRPGFPVTYTEYAELSGNPKAVRAAASACAFNAAALFVPCHRVIRTDGTLGGFRWGLAIKKSLLDREAG from the coding sequence ATGAAAGCCCAGCTGTTGACGATGCCCACCCCGGATGGACCCTTCACCATACTCGCCCGGGAGGGAGCAGTACTGGCCTCAGGCTGGACCGCTGAGCCCGGCGAGCTCACCGGCCAGATCCACCCCGCGCTTCGTCCCAGCGAGGTGGAGGCAGTGACGGATCTGGGTCCAATTTCCCTGGCAGTGGAGGCCTTCTACCTCGGAGATCCAGGCCCCGCGATGAGCGTGGCCGTGCTGCAAAGGTCCGGCCCCTTCCGCAGCCATGCCTGGGACATGCTCCGGACGGTCCGGCCGGGCTTCCCGGTAACGTACACGGAGTACGCCGAGCTGTCCGGCAATCCGAAGGCCGTCCGGGCGGCCGCAAGCGCCTGCGCCTTCAACGCCGCGGCCCTTTTTGTGCCGTGCCACCGCGTGATCCGGACAGACGGCACCCTGGGCGGCTTCCGCTGGGGCCTTGCCATCAAGAAGAGTCTGCTGGACCGGGAAGCCGGCTGA
- a CDS encoding maleylpyruvate isomerase family mycothiol-dependent enzyme: protein MTAPAPDTLLAELHKAAAAAASAAGKLTDMDVVAPSTLSGWTRGHVLAHIAGISHAMARQLEYAARGETVELYDGGQDGRNNAINAASGHDAATHREDLQAALDRVLKAFDSVAGPEAPGLAGPGSDPSESGAGKSGVTWQTPIAYRGGVVLDGGLALWRELVIHTSDLGTGPGAEAWSRLFCEHLFDFLAARVPPGDKLVLQPLGLPPVTIGSGGRSVVISGMITDIAAWLAGREPSLGSLRASAAADGVDLPTLLPWPSGVPAAQ, encoded by the coding sequence ATGACAGCTCCCGCACCGGATACCCTTCTCGCCGAACTTCACAAAGCCGCCGCCGCCGCCGCCTCCGCAGCCGGGAAGCTCACGGATATGGACGTGGTGGCCCCCTCCACCCTCTCCGGCTGGACGCGCGGCCACGTGCTGGCCCACATTGCCGGGATCTCCCATGCGATGGCCAGGCAACTGGAATACGCAGCCCGCGGTGAGACAGTTGAACTTTACGACGGCGGCCAGGATGGCCGGAACAACGCGATTAATGCGGCTTCCGGCCATGACGCCGCCACCCACCGGGAAGACCTGCAGGCAGCCCTTGACCGGGTGCTGAAGGCCTTTGACTCCGTGGCAGGCCCGGAAGCCCCCGGACTAGCAGGCCCCGGCAGTGACCCGTCGGAATCCGGAGCGGGAAAATCAGGTGTCACCTGGCAGACGCCCATCGCCTACCGAGGGGGAGTTGTCCTCGACGGCGGCCTGGCCCTTTGGCGCGAACTGGTGATCCACACCTCGGACCTCGGGACCGGTCCCGGGGCGGAAGCCTGGAGCCGGCTCTTTTGCGAGCACCTGTTCGACTTCCTGGCGGCCCGGGTTCCGCCCGGCGACAAGCTGGTGCTGCAGCCACTGGGGTTGCCGCCAGTCACCATTGGCAGCGGCGGACGCTCCGTTGTCATCAGCGGAATGATCACCGATATTGCGGCCTGGCTTGCCGGCCGTGAACCATCCCTCGGCAGCCTGCGGGCCTCCGCGGCCGCCGACGGCGTGGACCTGCCAACTCTGTTGCCCTGGCCCTCCGGCGTGCCCGCCGCCCAGTAG
- a CDS encoding DNA-3-methyladenine glycosylase — MSTNRRPKEDRLREILSGDARDVAPLLLGAVLTHDSRDGAVSVRLTEIEAYLGPEDSLHPDPGSHTYRGPTARNAPMFGPAGHLYVYFTYGMHHCANIVCGPPGVASAVLLRAGEVTAGQQLAQRRRPTSRSTADLASGPARLAKALGLTTADSGRDALAVPFHLELPAEPVAGISSGPRVGVSGAGGSDMYAWRFWITDDPTVSRYKAAKARRVT; from the coding sequence ATGAGCACCAACCGCCGGCCGAAGGAAGACAGGCTCCGGGAGATCCTGTCGGGCGACGCCCGCGATGTTGCGCCCCTGCTGCTGGGTGCAGTCCTGACCCATGATTCCCGGGATGGCGCGGTGTCGGTCCGGCTGACGGAAATCGAGGCGTATCTGGGCCCGGAGGACTCACTGCACCCGGACCCGGGTTCCCACACATACCGCGGCCCCACCGCCCGAAATGCGCCGATGTTCGGCCCGGCAGGGCACCTCTACGTGTACTTCACCTACGGGATGCATCACTGCGCCAATATTGTGTGCGGCCCGCCGGGAGTGGCCTCCGCGGTTCTGCTGCGGGCCGGAGAAGTAACGGCAGGGCAGCAGCTGGCCCAGCGGCGCCGGCCGACGTCCCGGTCCACAGCCGATCTGGCCAGCGGGCCGGCGAGGCTGGCCAAAGCGCTCGGGCTGACCACCGCGGACAGTGGCCGTGACGCCCTTGCCGTTCCGTTCCACTTGGAGCTGCCCGCAGAGCCTGTAGCCGGAATCAGCTCCGGCCCACGGGTGGGAGTGTCCGGCGCCGGCGGGTCAGACATGTACGCGTGGCGGTTCTGGATCACGGACGATCCCACCGTGTCGCGATATAAGGCGGCAAAAGCACGAAGGGTGACTTAA
- a CDS encoding acetylornithine transaminase: MNQVDTGTQEGAANNPATSNSAIEKPSVGELVDGKGHTTGADWLARYSSSLMGVFGTPQRVLVRGAGCLVWDADGKEYLDLLGGIAVNALGHAHPFVTSVISSQLATLGHVSNFFTSPTQIALAEKLLTLAGAPAASKVFFTNSGTEANEAAFKLARRNSSGARTKIIALEGAFHGRTMGALALTAKEAYRAPFEPLPGGVVHIPFGDVEALEAAIDETVAAVFLEPIQGEAGVRPLPPGYLRAAREATIRAGALLILDEVQTGIGRTGKWLASEDSGIVPDAVTLAKGLGGGFPIGALITFGAQTSSLLSAGQHGTTFGGNPVATAAALATLHAIETQRVLENVAVVGEHLRAGLAAIEGVTEVRGEGLLIGFDLDADVAPAVVTAGLDAGFIVNSPGPRTIRLAPPLVLTTSQADTFLAAFPAILTTAKDAQ, translated from the coding sequence ATGAACCAGGTAGACACCGGGACCCAGGAAGGTGCCGCCAACAACCCGGCAACCAGCAATTCGGCAATAGAAAAGCCGTCCGTTGGCGAACTCGTCGACGGTAAGGGCCACACCACTGGAGCCGACTGGCTTGCCCGCTATTCCAGTTCGCTGATGGGCGTCTTCGGAACGCCGCAGCGGGTGCTGGTCCGTGGCGCAGGATGCCTGGTCTGGGATGCCGACGGCAAGGAGTACCTTGACCTGCTCGGCGGGATCGCGGTCAACGCCCTGGGCCATGCCCACCCGTTTGTCACTTCGGTCATTTCCAGCCAGCTGGCCACCCTGGGGCACGTCTCGAACTTCTTCACCAGCCCCACGCAAATAGCGCTCGCGGAAAAACTTCTCACCCTGGCAGGCGCGCCCGCCGCCTCCAAGGTGTTCTTTACCAACTCCGGCACAGAAGCGAATGAGGCAGCGTTTAAGCTTGCCCGCCGCAACTCCAGCGGGGCCCGGACCAAAATCATTGCCCTGGAGGGCGCCTTCCACGGCCGCACCATGGGCGCCCTTGCCCTCACGGCGAAGGAAGCGTACCGTGCTCCGTTCGAGCCGCTGCCCGGCGGTGTTGTGCACATCCCCTTCGGCGACGTCGAAGCCCTGGAAGCCGCCATTGACGAAACTGTCGCCGCGGTGTTCCTCGAGCCGATCCAGGGCGAAGCAGGCGTCCGGCCGCTGCCGCCCGGTTACCTGAGGGCCGCCCGCGAGGCGACCATCAGGGCCGGGGCCCTGCTCATCCTGGACGAGGTCCAGACCGGGATCGGGCGGACGGGAAAGTGGCTCGCCAGCGAGGACTCCGGAATCGTTCCCGATGCGGTCACCCTGGCCAAGGGACTCGGTGGCGGATTCCCCATCGGTGCCCTGATCACCTTCGGCGCCCAGACGTCGTCGCTGCTGAGCGCAGGCCAGCACGGCACCACCTTCGGCGGAAACCCGGTGGCCACGGCCGCCGCCCTGGCCACGCTGCACGCCATCGAAACCCAGCGCGTCCTGGAGAACGTGGCCGTCGTGGGGGAGCACCTTCGCGCGGGGCTGGCAGCCATCGAGGGCGTCACCGAGGTCCGTGGTGAAGGCCTCCTGATCGGCTTCGACCTCGACGCCGACGTCGCCCCTGCCGTTGTTACGGCGGGCCTTGACGCCGGTTTCATCGTCAACAGTCCCGGGCCGCGCACCATCCGGCTTGCGCCGCCGCTGGTACTCACCACCAGCCAGGCCGATACTTTCCTCGCCGCCTTCCCGGCAATCCTCACCACAGCTAAGGACGCCCAGTGA
- a CDS encoding pyridoxine/pyridoxamine 5'-phosphate oxidase: MSDAFRSLLRALPDFPADLPEFDPATAPADPVALFKLWLAEALNAGVLQPHACSLATADGSGQPSARMLILKNIDDDGWHFATSRTSRKGRELSVNPSAALNFYWPEQGRQVRVAGPVVQLSPEASAADWQARPAADGSDNPDWQLYALRPREIEFWQARHDRDHIRHRYGPDGIPLG; the protein is encoded by the coding sequence ATGAGCGATGCCTTCCGCAGCCTACTCCGTGCCCTGCCGGACTTTCCTGCCGACCTCCCGGAGTTCGACCCCGCGACGGCTCCCGCGGACCCGGTGGCTTTATTCAAGCTTTGGCTGGCCGAGGCACTTAATGCAGGCGTGCTGCAACCCCACGCCTGCAGCCTGGCCACGGCGGACGGCAGCGGGCAGCCCTCTGCCAGGATGCTCATCCTGAAAAACATCGACGACGACGGCTGGCACTTCGCCACGTCCCGGACCTCCAGGAAGGGCAGGGAACTGTCCGTCAACCCGAGCGCGGCCCTGAACTTCTACTGGCCAGAGCAGGGCCGGCAGGTCCGGGTAGCCGGTCCGGTGGTTCAGCTCTCCCCGGAAGCGTCGGCCGCCGACTGGCAGGCGCGCCCGGCAGCGGACGGCAGCGACAATCCGGACTGGCAGCTCTACGCGCTCAGGCCACGCGAAATCGAGTTCTGGCAGGCCCGCCACGACCGCGACCATATCCGGCACCGCTACGGACCGGACGGTATCCCGCTCGGCTAG
- a CDS encoding arginine repressor yields the protein MSINPSVPGSSPATKTARQARIIAILTGESVRSQAELAALLADDGVQVTQATLSRDLVELGAVRVRGKEGVLVYAVPGEGGERAAKSGVSQEILDARLARLCSELLVTAEASANIAVLRTPPGAANFLALAIDHSVMPSILGTIAGDDTVLLVSRDPQGGQDLAARFLQLAEEAGGQ from the coding sequence GTGTCCATCAACCCGTCGGTGCCGGGCTCAAGCCCGGCCACCAAAACCGCCCGGCAGGCGCGTATCATCGCCATCCTGACGGGGGAGTCCGTGCGCTCCCAGGCGGAGCTCGCGGCGCTGCTGGCTGACGACGGCGTCCAGGTCACCCAGGCCACGCTGTCCAGGGACCTGGTGGAACTCGGCGCCGTCCGGGTTCGTGGCAAGGAGGGCGTCCTGGTCTACGCCGTTCCCGGCGAGGGCGGGGAACGGGCGGCCAAAAGCGGCGTCAGCCAGGAAATCCTGGACGCGAGGCTGGCCCGGCTGTGCAGCGAACTCCTGGTGACAGCGGAGGCGTCAGCCAACATCGCAGTGCTGAGAACGCCTCCGGGCGCCGCGAACTTCCTGGCGCTGGCCATCGACCACTCGGTGATGCCCTCCATCCTGGGCACCATCGCCGGGGACGACACCGTACTCCTGGTCTCGAGGGACCCCCAGGGCGGGCAGGACCTCGCCGCCCGGTTCCTGCAGCTGGCAGAGGAAGCCGGCGGGCAGTAA